aaattaagagtTGGTTCATGCTTTTAAGAGATTTAGTTTTGTGCTTGTTTTAAAAAACAGCAAGCAAATATCAGATCCAGCTATTCTCTttgaatcgaaacgattaattgcaGTATATTACATACATAAGCGAGTGGGATGATTGATACTGTTTACTTTTACGTTAACATTCGTACCCCTTGGTTTATGCCATTTTTCTACACCTTATGTCAGAATTGCATGTTTCTGGTGTTAATATCTTCTCGGAAACGCTTCGATTCAAAGCGAAATATGATGGTGAAGGAAAGcattcaaaatataatttactttaGATAGAACAAAATATGTATAGAATTTTATTATGCACCATTGTAATATTATGTATCCCAGTTGTGACACAATATACACTGGTGTTATGTTAAATGTGAACACTATGTGTCCTGTCTTATATGTAATAATTTCCCATGGTTTAGTTCTATTATGAATAAAAATCTCTttttagtataaataatgatttCATGAAAATGTGTGTCCGCGAATCAATTAATATCAATTCGAGGGATTTCAAACCCTATTTTCTTTGAATATAATATCACAAACAAAactaaattgtttaaatattaataactagtttttttctattattttttacaaaaaatgcgGAAATTCGTAGCATGTACGCTGTGTGACATGTATCGCCATAAATATTTTGCTTAATACTCCCGAAATCGTTTTACctttttaaaacaattattttataaagcGAAGTTCAAAGAATCAACTAATGTTTTTCAGAATCAATCCGAGGATAGAAACAAAGTAaaatcaaaaatttaatttaaaatattatttatattaacaataattaatattttatacatacttCCAATAAACATTTTCTCGATTTAAAATTACTCTATATAAGGACAAGAGATTACCCTGAAGTacagtgtaaatatttttcgattgtCTGATACTGTAGTGTAATATATTAAAAGACGTTCCTGTTagaatgttaaaatttaataggAATTATCTTCTCGAAATTATCAATAAAAAGTATGAGTTTCAAAATAATCCATGAGTATATGGTATCAAATCTTATTTGATTTGGTATGGAATAGCTCGTAAAAACTTCTTCTGTGAATAGTATCGTAGAGAGCTGGTAAATTAGCGAGTCTAAAAAATACAGGCCTGATTGACTACAGTCAAACAATCCCATTTTCGATATTGGCCAACTTTGTCATCACTACAAACGAAATTAAGTAATGTAGAAAGGGCCATCGGCGTAACGAGATCAAGTGAGATAGAACGAAACAAACGGTGCGGCGAATTTTATTGACTTATCTACAGTATATATCTAGTAATATGATATCATAATTTTACTTTTCGGAAAATATTCAAGAAAACATTACtatcaatttaataaaatcctgataaaaataaattcaaacataATTTCACATTTCATTgtttttaattaacattttgaatttttaaatattaaaaatgatttaattaaagttacattcaatttatttttatcacgaTAAACTCCACATAATTACAATGATTAAAAACTATAATTTGTATGTTTTCTTGCACTACTTTGATACTGTGTGTATGTGCTTTCATTCGAAATTATATTCCTAAAGCTATcgctatatttaatattaaagctTAATTGTAGCTTGCAATActaaaataagaataaatattaaggcaatgaaaaacaaaataaacaaaataattaaaaattcttcggATAAGATCGCTCAAGATACAATGGTTCACTGCTCAAGACAGACCGATATTCTAGACATGATAACAACATTAAAGaacttatttatttttcctGCTCTATCGCGGAGCATGTGTTTTCTTAAAGATTTTTCTGTCTTCAAGAATTTAGAAGTGCTATTTGTAACCGTAAACCATCTCGAATTTCCAAATAATCATTCCAACATTCAGCAAGGATATGAACCCGAGTCACTCGTCGTTCAATACTCGGATTAAATAGGGATAGGGAATAATAAATTGAATCCGAAGAAGCTTGTAACAAGAACAATAAAATCTATGTAATAAATATGCTTCCCATAGATATGAGAATCCTACTATTATGTCAACACGTGCCCCCAGAAATCTACAAGTAGAGCTAACGAGTTTTAAGCTCCTCATAGATTTCAAGTTGACGGCTCTAGGAGCAGAGCTACATCCACTTGACGGAGCGTCTGTCAAAGTGGGCCCCAGGTGCTTTGGCCAGCCAGGCTCAGCGATGCCGATATCTACATCTCGTTAAGGAAAGCGTCACGTGTTATGTTGATGACACATTAGTGCTGACCGTTAGGGACAACTGGAAGAAGGTCATCTGGCGGACCAAAAATGGTGCTCGGCGTGTCATCAAACAAATCAGGGGGATCGGTGTCGAGGTGACGCTCCATAAAAACCAAAGTGCTGGTCACATATTCACCTCAGCGGGAATTATCAACCCCCGTGATCCGGGTAGATGACTCCAGGTCAAGGTGAAATCCCAGATGAAATATCTAGGACTGATTCTCAATAGCCACTGGCGTTTTAAGGGACTTTTCGACTGCTTGGCCCCGCGATTGGAGAAGATACTTGATgctctttttattatttaaacataAAATATCTACCACATATATCAATACTCAACTGATCATAATATTTCCTCTACATTACTACATTTATAACttaataattacaatatttagcttgttaaaaaatattataaattaatatttataatattactactTGCCACTATTCTTTTAATaacgtttatattttattaataatatcacaAAGTAACTAATCAATGGAACTAATATATAATTGCATTCATTTTCTAATCACAAAAACTTAGTTGTAATTAATTATACTGTGTAATAATTATGTATAAACAGAACTAGGGTACGTAACTGTAAAAAATCTCATTAATCCACTACAACTCTGTTGAGAAATGTATTATACATTTAATGCACAGTAGATCGAAACATGAAGAAATTCAACAAAGTTTAAAACAgaaatgggcaaaattttatttgaataaatgtaACGAATGAAATTGACGTTTATTTGATTTCACGATAAAATTTGTATCTGTtccttgtaaaatatttgactctataattctaattctaatttttattcaacgaataacgaataaaaaaaattgtttaatttttatacgtttaaaattttcatctAGATAGTTCATCTTTCCTCAAAAATCAATAGCAAACTATAATTATATATGCTTTTATAACTATATAATTCTAACTTTGCCGTTTCGACCCTATTGTAGTTTTGTGGTTTTGTTTATATGTAGTCTTTTTTAATCGAACACAATATAATTACTTTCACCGAACTTAGTCATTTGtgcttaattattttatttatttaacttcTGTGAGGTAAGCTGTTTCATCAGTTTCTTCGATTATGtgcaaaaattgttttaaaacagtttaataaaaaatatagaattcaTGTTTACATACTTACGCGCCACCAGTTAAAAATTTAATGGGGGATTGTCCGGGAGTATAAGCATTCATCGCGGCGGTTGCCTGTATCAATATTCCGTGAATTGAATACGCTCTCGTGTTTGGCTCCTCCGTGAAGCGATTTTTAAGAATAATCGCGGAGAGGTTGCTCATTCTCGCCGAATAGTAATATTTTTCACAGAAAAGTGTCAAGAATAacttattttgtacaaaatggtgagtattttattattacgtATTTTGTTATGTCCACGTATTCTACTGTAGGTTATGTTTCGCACgtggaatattatttaaataaactctGTTACATTAATGTCATTACTATCCTAAATAAAATCTGTAattgattatattttataaaatatttttaaatttaaataaaaatgttctaaatattaatatttcttttatatagGGTGATGAAGTTAATCCAAAAGCATATCCTTTAGCTGATGCTACTTTAACtgcaaaaattctaaatttagtTCAGCAAGCAATGAATTATAAACAATTAAGAAAAGGTGCTAATGAAGCAACAAAGACATTGAACCGTGGTCTATCAGAATTTATTGTAATGGCTGCAGATGCAGAACcattagaaattttattacactTGCCGTTACTATGTGaagataaaaatgttccatatgTATTTGTTAGGAGTAAACAAGCATTAGGTCGTGCTTGTGGAGTATCCAGACCTGTTGTTGCTTGTTCGGTGACAGTTAATGAAGGCTCACAGTTAAAACCACAAATTCAAGCTATACAGCAAGAAATTGAACGTCTTTTAGTTTAAGTAATTTGTACCTGATTTGAAATTTgttctttaaatttataatctatatttccatatatattttttaacataaACTTTTAAATACTTTACAAAGATCAAAGTACATATGATTCATACAGTATGATATGTCAGTTGcactaataaaaatttaaacaaatattgttcttttgtttcttaaagatttacaagaaatattttatttcttgtaTCTATTTCATACTTTTTGATTTAATACTGATATGTTGTAAAACAGGTGACTGATGCAAAATCTAAAGTCATTAG
This window of the Ptiloglossa arizonensis isolate GNS036 chromosome 5, iyPtiAriz1_principal, whole genome shotgun sequence genome carries:
- the Hoip gene encoding NHP2-like protein 1 hoip, which translates into the protein MGDEVNPKAYPLADATLTAKILNLVQQAMNYKQLRKGANEATKTLNRGLSEFIVMAADAEPLEILLHLPLLCEDKNVPYVFVRSKQALGRACGVSRPVVACSVTVNEGSQLKPQIQAIQQEIERLLV